One segment of Gemmatimonadota bacterium DNA contains the following:
- a CDS encoding S9 family peptidase: MRFRHLALGAICVGLAVSATAARAQQRPVKTLTLEQYLDWEDVQNPQLSPDGSQVIFTRRWIDKMNDKWESSLWIMNADGSHPRALTTGSDVKWSPDGKRIAYIAKGEPNGAQIFTRWMDAEGAVSQLSHLTESPANLEWAPDGKSIAFTMPVPVKQEWRIPMPAAPKGAKWVEAPKVVSKLNYRSDRIGYTDESFRHIFVLPADGGTPRQITDGDWNHSGASFSADGKTLIFSSLRIADPEHAFRKSAIYAANLETGDIKAITGSKGTNGNAAYSPDGKLIAYMSADSVNHSAYAESKLWVMNADGSSAHAISGNLDRPISGLLWAPDNSGVYFSAESEGSKNFMFASTAGAVRTVTSGKQVITVSDVGANGMAVGVRSTSLKPNDVVTFAVPKSGAAATTYTQLTAVNDDVLAGKTLGETEEVWYTSKDGMKIQGWIVKPPNFDKTKKYPLMLDIHGGPQAMYNVAFNYSRQDHVANGYVMLYTNPRGSTGYGVKFTNEIMNAYPDKDFDDLMAGVDTVIGRGYIDSKNLFVYGCSGGGVLTAWTVGHTNRFAAASSNCPVINWMSFVGETDGAGWYQNFDKPFWEDPSEYLKRSPIMYVGNVKTPTMLMTGVLDLRTPIPQTEEFYRALKLRGVPTAMIRMNNEFHGTSSTPSNFLRTQLYLRSWFDKYSTKPAKTASE; the protein is encoded by the coding sequence GCCCGTCAAGACGCTCACGCTCGAGCAGTACCTCGACTGGGAAGACGTCCAGAATCCACAGCTCTCGCCGGACGGCTCGCAGGTCATCTTTACGCGACGCTGGATCGACAAAATGAACGACAAGTGGGAATCGTCGCTCTGGATTATGAACGCCGACGGTTCGCACCCGCGCGCCCTCACGACCGGCTCCGACGTAAAGTGGTCGCCCGACGGCAAGCGCATTGCCTACATCGCCAAGGGCGAACCCAACGGCGCGCAGATCTTCACGCGCTGGATGGACGCCGAAGGCGCCGTGTCGCAGCTCTCGCACCTCACCGAATCGCCCGCCAATCTCGAATGGGCGCCCGACGGCAAGTCGATTGCCTTCACGATGCCCGTGCCCGTCAAGCAGGAATGGCGCATCCCCATGCCCGCAGCGCCCAAAGGCGCCAAGTGGGTCGAAGCACCAAAGGTCGTGAGCAAACTCAACTACCGCTCCGACCGCATCGGCTACACCGATGAATCATTCCGGCACATCTTCGTGCTCCCCGCCGACGGCGGCACGCCGCGTCAGATCACCGACGGCGACTGGAACCACAGCGGCGCCAGCTTCTCCGCCGACGGTAAGACGCTCATTTTCTCGTCGCTGCGCATCGCCGACCCGGAGCACGCCTTCCGCAAGTCCGCGATCTACGCCGCCAACCTCGAGACGGGCGACATCAAGGCCATCACCGGCTCCAAGGGCACCAACGGCAATGCCGCGTACTCGCCCGACGGCAAGCTCATTGCCTACATGTCGGCCGATTCCGTCAACCACTCCGCGTACGCCGAGTCGAAGCTCTGGGTGATGAACGCCGATGGCAGCAGTGCGCACGCCATCTCGGGCAATCTCGATCGCCCGATCAGCGGCCTGCTCTGGGCGCCGGACAACAGCGGCGTCTATTTCAGCGCCGAGAGCGAAGGCTCCAAGAACTTCATGTTCGCGAGCACGGCCGGTGCGGTGCGCACCGTCACGAGCGGCAAGCAGGTCATCACGGTGAGTGATGTCGGCGCCAACGGCATGGCCGTGGGCGTGCGCTCCACGTCGCTCAAGCCGAATGACGTCGTGACGTTCGCGGTGCCAAAGAGCGGCGCGGCCGCCACGACATACACCCAGCTGACCGCGGTCAATGATGACGTGCTCGCCGGCAAGACGCTCGGCGAGACCGAAGAAGTGTGGTACACGTCCAAGGACGGGATGAAGATTCAGGGCTGGATCGTGAAGCCGCCGAACTTCGACAAGACCAAAAAGTATCCGCTGATGCTCGACATTCACGGCGGACCGCAGGCGATGTACAACGTGGCGTTCAATTATTCGCGCCAGGACCACGTGGCCAACGGCTATGTGATGCTGTACACCAACCCGCGCGGCAGCACCGGCTACGGCGTGAAGTTCACGAATGAGATCATGAATGCGTATCCCGACAAGGACTTCGACGACCTGATGGCTGGCGTCGACACCGTGATCGGACGCGGCTACATCGACAGCAAGAATCTCTTTGTGTACGGCTGCTCCGGCGGCGGCGTACTTACCGCGTGGACGGTCGGCCACACCAACCGTTTTGCGGCCGCGAGCTCCAACTGCCCGGTGATCAACTGGATGAGCTTCGTTGGCGAAACCGACGGCGCCGGCTGGTATCAGAACTTTGACAAGCCGTTCTGGGAAGATCCGAGCGAGTACCTCAAGCGTTCGCCGATCATGTACGTGGGCAATGTGAAGACGCCGACGATGCTGATGACCGGCGTCCTCGACCTGCGCACGCCCATTCCGCAGACGGAAGAGTTCTACCGGGCGCTCAAGTTGCGCGGCGTACCGACCGCCATGATTCGCATGAACAACGAGTTCCACGGCACGAGCTCCACGCCGTCGAATTTCCTGCGCACGCAGCTGTATCTACGAAGCTGGTTCGACAAGTACTCGACCAAGCCGGCCAAGACCGCGTCCGAGTGA
- a CDS encoding thermonuclease family protein, which produces MKLVNDGDTFRCTDGRRVRLLQVDAPEKDQAPFGAAARAALVRLAPPGARVELEYDTRRQDQYGRTLAFVWLADGRMANEELARQGAVVVLVYKPNVRYVERIEAAVAAARKARIGVWADRGLTCEPRLHRQKRC; this is translated from the coding sequence GTGAAGCTCGTCAATGACGGGGACACCTTCCGCTGCACGGACGGGCGGAGGGTGCGCCTTCTGCAGGTGGACGCGCCGGAAAAGGATCAGGCTCCCTTTGGCGCCGCCGCGCGCGCCGCGCTCGTGCGGCTCGCTCCCCCAGGCGCTCGGGTGGAGCTTGAGTACGACACCCGCCGGCAGGACCAGTACGGGCGCACCCTCGCCTTTGTGTGGCTCGCTGATGGCCGCATGGCCAACGAGGAGCTCGCCCGTCAGGGAGCGGTGGTGGTGCTCGTGTATAAGCCGAATGTGCGGTATGTGGAGCGCATCGAGGCGGCGGTGGCGGCCGCACGGAAAGCTCGGATTGGCGTGTGGGCGGATCGTGGACTGACCTGCGAGCCTCGCCTCCACCGCCAAAAACGCTGCTGA
- a CDS encoding TonB-dependent receptor yields the protein MVGRFVNRLFALAAFCAAATSAAAQAGQIAGRVSEVDGGKGAVGVRIQAVSGLKIAAVVQTGDNGNYRIANLAPGTYAVVAQRIGFQAKRSEGIVVKAGATTTANFALEAAVTSLNEVVTTATRGAAEEKVLDAPASISVVSSEQMSNRPASTIAGQMKSVPGLSVSQGGLVQSNIVSRGFNNAFSTAMLMLQDYRNAGVPSLRVNIPFLFTGTNEDVERVEVLNGPASALYGANSANGVLHIITKSPFNSQGTTMTVDGGTQSLLRGALRHAGVFADSWGYKLSGEYFSGTDFKYTDPNEPLVFPTIAGSPRSGQAAARDYNIRRWSSEARLDYKPSQDFENILTGGITNIGSAVELTGAFGASQIKNWSYSSLQDRVRYKKFFAQVFLNTNNSGNQNATDANGTFYMRTGIPVVDKSTVLSAQLQQGFELGGNKYTMGVDYISTHPRSEGSIFGRNEGSTDILEEGAYLQSTTPLTSKLDFVWAGRADYTDRLSGVQFSPRVAFMYKRTPTENYRFSFSRAFNSPASFSYFLDQISNPNQAPGFALRAIGNPAKEGWQFSRGCDATINSGLCMHSPWVAQGPTTNVSSTAANAFPGFMAALPTIIAGLPTLSAAQKAALLGLLGPQSAGGLGTLLNSLRPTDAQVGSVLRLGSTQVQVADVKDLQPLQASFNNTWEFGYKTIIADKLRISLDLWYQLRGDVGVPITQANPLVFYDPAKLGAYLGTSIATGLIQAGVPVAVASATAAQAAAALVPLMAALPQGALSFTNTKLAPDQTIIATYQNGSGEVDVRGIDLAVDYQSDEHWLYSATMSHTGQIAFPTVGGPTNPLMSNSPKWRATGSVHYMDEPNGWSWDGTVRYTDAFPVNSGVFSTLGWPPVYQPVPASTQFDLGATWKLPIGQRIAWSLNVTNLLNTPAPTFAGTPNIGRMLVTRVKYDF from the coding sequence ATGGTAGGACGTTTCGTCAACCGGCTGTTCGCGCTCGCCGCGTTCTGTGCGGCAGCGACCAGCGCAGCGGCACAGGCGGGTCAGATCGCCGGGCGCGTCTCGGAAGTCGACGGCGGCAAGGGCGCGGTGGGTGTGCGCATTCAGGCCGTGTCCGGACTCAAGATTGCCGCCGTCGTTCAGACGGGCGACAACGGTAACTATCGCATCGCCAACCTCGCGCCCGGCACCTACGCCGTGGTTGCGCAGCGCATTGGCTTCCAGGCCAAGCGCAGTGAAGGCATCGTCGTCAAGGCCGGTGCCACGACAACGGCCAACTTTGCGCTTGAAGCGGCGGTCACGTCCCTCAACGAAGTGGTCACCACGGCAACGCGCGGCGCAGCTGAGGAAAAAGTCCTCGATGCGCCGGCTTCAATTTCGGTGGTCTCCTCGGAGCAGATGAGCAATCGTCCGGCCTCGACGATCGCTGGTCAAATGAAAAGCGTGCCGGGCCTCTCCGTGTCGCAGGGCGGCCTCGTGCAGTCGAACATCGTGTCGCGCGGCTTCAACAACGCGTTCTCGACCGCGATGCTCATGCTGCAGGATTATCGCAACGCCGGCGTCCCGTCGCTCCGCGTGAACATTCCCTTCCTGTTCACCGGCACCAACGAAGACGTCGAGCGCGTCGAAGTGCTCAACGGCCCCGCCTCGGCGCTCTACGGCGCCAACTCGGCGAACGGCGTGCTTCACATCATCACCAAGTCGCCCTTCAACTCGCAGGGCACGACGATGACGGTCGACGGCGGCACGCAGTCGCTGCTCCGCGGCGCGTTGCGTCACGCCGGTGTGTTCGCCGACTCGTGGGGCTACAAGCTCTCCGGCGAATACTTCTCCGGCACCGACTTCAAGTACACCGATCCGAACGAACCGCTCGTCTTCCCGACGATCGCCGGCTCGCCGCGCTCCGGTCAAGCGGCCGCGCGCGACTACAACATCCGTCGCTGGTCGTCGGAAGCGCGCCTCGATTACAAGCCGAGCCAGGATTTTGAAAACATCCTCACCGGCGGCATCACCAACATCGGCAGCGCCGTGGAACTCACGGGCGCGTTCGGTGCGTCGCAGATCAAGAACTGGTCCTACTCGTCGTTGCAGGACCGCGTGCGCTACAAGAAGTTCTTCGCGCAGGTGTTCTTGAACACCAACAACTCCGGTAACCAGAACGCGACCGACGCCAACGGCACGTTCTATATGCGCACCGGCATCCCCGTGGTCGACAAGTCCACGGTGCTGTCCGCGCAGCTGCAGCAGGGCTTTGAGCTCGGCGGCAATAAGTACACGATGGGCGTGGACTACATCTCGACGCACCCGCGCTCCGAAGGCTCGATCTTCGGCCGCAACGAAGGCAGCACCGACATTCTCGAAGAAGGTGCGTACCTCCAGAGCACCACGCCGCTCACCTCGAAGCTCGACTTCGTGTGGGCCGGCCGCGCCGATTACACGGACCGTTTGAGCGGCGTCCAGTTCTCCCCGCGCGTGGCGTTTATGTACAAGCGCACGCCGACCGAGAACTATCGCTTCTCCTTCAGCCGCGCCTTCAACTCGCCGGCCAGCTTCTCGTACTTCCTCGATCAGATTTCCAACCCCAATCAGGCGCCGGGCTTTGCCCTCCGCGCGATTGGTAACCCGGCCAAGGAAGGCTGGCAGTTCAGCCGCGGCTGCGACGCCACGATCAACTCCGGTCTCTGCATGCACTCGCCGTGGGTGGCGCAGGGCCCGACGACGAACGTTTCGTCCACGGCCGCTAACGCCTTCCCGGGCTTCATGGCCGCGCTGCCGACGATCATCGCCGGCTTGCCGACGCTGAGCGCCGCACAGAAGGCCGCATTGCTTGGCTTGCTCGGACCGCAGTCGGCCGGCGGCCTGGGCACGTTGCTCAACTCGCTCCGCCCGACCGACGCCCAGGTGGGCTCGGTGCTCCGCCTTGGCTCCACGCAGGTGCAGGTTGCTGACGTCAAGGATCTGCAGCCGCTGCAGGCCTCGTTCAACAACACGTGGGAGTTCGGCTACAAGACCATCATCGCCGACAAGCTCCGCATCTCGCTCGACCTGTGGTATCAGCTCCGCGGCGACGTGGGCGTGCCGATTACCCAGGCCAACCCGCTCGTGTTCTATGATCCGGCCAAGCTTGGCGCCTACCTCGGCACCTCGATTGCCACTGGTTTGATTCAGGCCGGCGTTCCGGTCGCGGTTGCGTCGGCCACGGCCGCTCAGGCCGCTGCCGCACTCGTGCCGCTGATGGCCGCGCTCCCGCAGGGTGCGCTCTCCTTCACGAACACCAAGCTCGCGCCCGACCAGACGATCATCGCCACCTACCAGAACGGCAGCGGCGAAGTGGATGTCCGCGGTATCGACCTCGCCGTGGATTATCAGTCCGACGAACACTGGCTCTACTCGGCCACCATGTCGCACACCGGCCAGATCGCGTTCCCGACGGTGGGCGGCCCGACCAACCCGCTGATGTCGAACTCGCCGAAGTGGCGTGCGACCGGTTCGGTGCACTACATGGACGAGCCCAATGGCTGGTCGTGGGACGGCACGGTGCGTTACACCGACGCCTTCCCGGTCAACTCCGGCGTGTTCAGCACGCTCGGCTGGCCGCCGGTCTACCAGCCGGTTCCGGCGTCGACGCAGTTCGACCTCGGCGCCACGTGGAAGCTGCCGATTGGCCAGCGCATCGCGTGGTCGCTCAACGTCACGAACCTGCTCAACACCCCGGCGCCGACCTTTGCCGGCACGCCGAACATTGGCCGCATGCTCGTCACGCGCGT